The Stenotrophomonas sp. ASS1 genome segment GCAGGCCATCGAACGGCACCTCGCGGTTGACCTGTTCGTACACATCGAGGATGCGGGTGATGCTCTCGTCGTACGTCGCATGGATGCGGAACGGCCAACGCTTCTCGACCAGCAGCTTCACCACATCGTGCAGTTCCGGCTCCAGCTCCGGCGGCAGTTCCGGGCGCGGCTCGTTGAACAACTCGAAGTCGGCCGCCGAGAACACCAGCATCTCGCCGGCACCGTTGTGGCGCAGCAGGTCATCACCCTGCCGCGGCCGCAGCATCTCGCTCCAGCCGCGGAAGTCATCCACTTCCTTGCCCTTGTTCTGGGTGAACAGGTTGTAGGCGATGCGCACCGTCAGCTGGTCATCGCGGTGCAGCTGCTCGATGACTTGGTAGTCCTCGGGGTAGTTCTGGAAACCACCGCCGGCGTCGATCACCGAGGTGATGCCGAGACGGTTCAACTCACGCATGAAATGACGGGTGGAATTGGCCTGGTACTCGATCGGCAGGCGCGGCCCCTTGGCCAGCGTCGCGTACAGGATCAGCGCATTCGGCTTGGCCAGCAGCAGCCCGGTCGGGTTGCCCAGCGAGTCACGCACGATCTGGCCGCCCGGCGGATCCGGGGTGTCCTTGGTATAGCCGCAGGCGCGCAACGCGGCACGGTTGAGCAGCGCCCGGTCGTACAGGTGCAGCAGGAACACCGGCGTGTCCGGCGCGATGTCGTTGAGCTCCTGCAGCGTGGGCAGGCGCTTCTCGTTGAACTGGGTGGCGGTGAAGCCACCGACCACGCGCACCCACTGCGGTGCAGGCGTGCGGTCGACCTGCGCCTTCAGCATGTCCAAGGCATCGCCCAGCGAACGCAGGCCGTCCCAGCGCAGTTCCAGGTTGTAGTTCAGGCCACCACGTATCAGGTGGGTATGGCTGTCGTTGAGGCCGGGCAGCAGGCGCCGGCCCTGGGCGTCGATCAGGGTCGCTTCATTGCCCCAGCCACGCATGATCTCCTCGTCGCTGCCGACGGCAACGATGCGCCCTTCCTGCACGGCCAGCGCCTGTGCATGCGGCTGCTGCGGGTCGAGGGTGGTGATGCGGGCATTGCGGATGACCAGCGTGCTCATGCGGCGCTCCTTGGAAGTGGAATCGAGTGCGGCACCGGCACGGCCGGCCAGGCCCAGCGCCACCGCGGCGCTGCCGGCCAGCACCACGTTGCGGCGGCCGTGATCGAGTGGATCGTGACTCATGCGAGATCTCCCGGAAGGCGTTGGCCGTCCAGTGCCCAGGCGCCGGGCCCGGTCAGCGCGAGGGCCAGCAGTACCGTGGTCCACATCAACGGGTACTCACTGCCGCCGCGCATCCAGAACCAGCCCTTGGGCAGGGCCAACAGAACGGTGAAGCCGATGAAGGCCGCCGCTGCAAGCGCGGCGACGCGGGTCTGCCAGCCCAGCAGCACGGCCAGCCCTGACAGCACCTGCAGCAGGGCCAGCAGCAGCGGCAGCGGTGCCACCGCTGGCAGGCCGAAGCCGCGCAGTTCGGTGGCGAAGCCGGCCAGCCCAGGACCGCCGAACCAACCGAACAGCTTGCCGAGCGCGTGTGGCAGCAGGAATCCCCCGGCTGCCGCGCGCAGCATCAGCAGGGCCAGGTCGAGGCCATGGCCAGCCAGCATGCTCAGTGCCTGCCTTCCTGCGCGCCGAACATGCGCTTGGCGTACTGGATGCCGATGCCATAGCCGCCGGCATGGTCGCGGGCGATGCCGGTGGTCAGCTCGTAGGTCTCGCCACGCGCCCAGTCACGCTGCAGCTCCAGCAGGTACTGCACGCTGGTCATCGGCACCGCACCGGCCTGCACCATGCGGGTGATCGCACGCTCGTGGGCTTCTTCGCTGACATCGCCGCAGGCATCGGTAATCACATACACCTCGAAGCCCTGTGCCAGCGCCGACAGCGCCGGTCCCACGATGCAGACGCTGGTCCACAGGCCGGCAACAACCAGGCGACGCTTGCCGATGCGGTTGATCTCGTCGATCACCGGCTGGTCTTCCCAGGTGTTCATCGAGGTGCGGTCGAACACCGTCTGGCCCGGGAAGATCTCCGGCAGTTCCGGGAACATCGGGCCGGAGAACGACGCTTCGGCGACGGTGGTCAGCAGCACCGGCACGTTGAAGCCCTTGGCGCCCTTGCTGATCAACGACACGTTGTTGCGCAGCGCGGAGATATCGATGGTGTGGGTGGCGAATGCCATCTGCGACTGGAAGTCGATCAGCACCAGGGCATGGTCGGTGGGCGACAACAGGGCCGGGGCGGGCGTGGCGGTGGCAAGGCTCATGGTTGGACTCCGTTGGAAACACGATCAGGGGGAAGCAACAGGGCCGCATCGCCGGCCAGGTACTGGCCGGGGCTGCAGCCGGTCTCGGCGCGGAAGCTGCGGACGAAATGGCTCTGGTCGAAGAAGCCCAGCTGCTGCGCCAGGCAGGACATCGGCAGCTGCGCGACCGGCAACAACTGGCGCGCACGTTCGATGCGGCGACGGCGCACGTAGCGCAGCGGGCTTGCACCGGTACCGGTCCGGAACAGGCGCACCAGATGGAAGCGGCTGACGCAGGCGGCTGCGGCCAGCTCGGTCACCCGCAGCGGCTGCGACAGGTGCTCATCGACATAGCGCAGGGCGCGCTGCAATGCGGCGGCCTGCTGCGGTGCCAGCGCCACGGCGGGCGGATCGGGCGAAAAGACGGTGGCCATGCGGGACGCCGCGAGGGGGTGCCCCATGGTGCGTGGCCGCCGCACGATGCCCTACCCCCGTCGGTCGAGGCCAGCACCTACCCGAATGGGGGAGGCCGACGCCCGAGCAGGCGACGACCGAACAACCGCGCATCCAGTGAATAGGCGCCAGGGCCCAACATCAACAGCGCCAAGGGCAGCACCACCTGTGACCACGGCGCCTGCTGCGCGAACAGGCCCACGGCCGCCATCAGCACGGCCAGTGGCGTCAACACACCCAGCGTGAGCATCGGCACTGCCAGCAGGCACAGCGCCGACCACCCGCCCGCATGCGTGCCGGGCGTGCACAGTGCCGCGGACAGGCACAGCCGCAACCACAGCAGGCCGATGCCCGGCCCGCGGTCGGGGAACATCACGAACAGGCGCTGCATGGCCGGGCTCCACAGGGCATGCCGGGGTGATAACCGACCGCGGCGGCCGCCGCCTACCCCGTTCGGGTCACCCCGGACTGCCCCGCACCTGCCAGAATGCGCGCCATGCGTGGCCGCCCCTTCCCGTTCCTGCGTCGCCTGCCGACGCTGCTGACGTGCCTGCTGCTGTGGACCGCCCTGCCCGCTCTTGCCGTGCAGCGCCCGCCGGTGAGCGGCGGGCTGCCCGGTTACGAGCACACCGCGTGGCGGGTCGGCCAGGGTGCACCCGGCGATATCTGGGACATCACCCAGGACCGCGACGGCCTGCTGTGGCTGGCCACCGGCTCGGGCCTGTACCGCTTTGATGGCCGTCGCTTCGAACGGCAGGCAGCGCCCGTCGGCAGCCAGTTCCCGTCCACCAACATGGTCACGCTGGCGCATGCCGCCGACGGTGCCCTGTGGATCGGCTACTTCCAGGCCGGCATCAGCCGGCTCGCACAGGGGCGGCTGCACAACTACGGCCGCGAGCAGGGGGTGCCGGTCGGCGTGGTCCCACGCTTCAGCCAGGATCACCAGGGCCAGCTGTGGGCGGCGATCAATGGCGGGCTGCGCCACTTTGATGGACAGCGCTGGCAGCCACTGCCGGCCGCAGCCGGCCTGCCCGAGCGCCGTGTGCAGTGGGTGCTGCACGACAGCCGGGGCAGGTTCTGGGTACTGGCCGACCTGAAGATCTGGATGCGTGCGACCGGCCAGACCACGTTCGAGGACACCGGCATCGCGGTCTCGCAGATGGCAACGCTGGCCGAAAGCCCGCAGGGTGAAGTGTGGTTGGCCGACCGGGTGCGCGGCACCTCACCCCTGGCCAACGCGCAGGGCCTGTTGGCGGCCAGCGAACGTGAAGCGCGGCGTCTTCCGGAACTGGTTGCTGCACGCCTGCAGTTCACTGCCGATGGCGCGTTATGGGCCACGATGAGCCCGCACGGCGGCGTCGCCCGCATCACCTTCGACGGCAGCCGCGCCGTGCGCATGGAGCGTTTCGATTCGCCGCACGGGCTGACCGCCACCTCCGCGGTGCCGATCATCGTCGATCGCGAAGGCAATCTCTGGGTCGGCACCAACCTCGGCCTCAACCGCTTCCGCGCACGCAGCGTGCACACCCTGGCAGTGGGCCCGAGTGATCCCTACCGCTCGCTGGTGCGGGCCAGCGATGGCCGCGTGTATGGCTATGGCGAAGACCTCAAACCCTACGATCTGCGGCGCACTCTGCTGGATGGCAGTGCCCCGCAGCTGCAGGCCGCCGCGCGCCAGGCACCCACGCCGATCTGGCAGTTCGACTGGGTCAATCTTGCGCACACGGTCGCCGGCCACACCTCGTTGATCCCGCTGCCGGCCCCGTTCACCGGGCAACCGCTGCACGCCCTGCTGTTCCCCGACGACACGCAGGCCTGGGTATGCACGGGTGAACGCGGCGTCCTGCACTACCTGCATGGCCAATGGCAGCGCGAGGTCCGCCTGCCCGAGCAGGCCTGCTCATCGCTGGCGCTGGATGCCCATGGCCAGCTGCTGCTCGGCTATGCCGACGGCCGCCTGCGCCGGATGAGCGCGGGCCACATCGAGAGCTTCGATGCCAGCCAGGGCCTTTCGGTCGGGCCGATCACCGCAATGCTGCATCACCAGGACCTGCTGCTGGTCGCCGGCGAAGCCGGTCTGGCTGCGCGCGTTGGCAACGGTCGTTTCGTTCCGGTGCGAACCGACATGGCCGGCGTGCTGGAAGGCATCACCGGCATGGTGGCCGATCCGAACGGACACCTCTGGTTCAATGGCAGCCGTGGCCTGGTCCGGCTGGGGAGCGATCAGCTGCGACGGGCGCTGCGCACCGGGCAGCCGGTGACGCCACGCCTGTTAGATGCGGTCGACGGCATGCCGGGCATCGCCCTGCAGAGCGGACCGATCGCCACCGCCACGCTGGCCGATGACGGACTGCTGTGGCTGGCCACCAACCAGGGCCTGGCCTGGCTGGATACCACGCGCTCGCACATCAACACCATGGCGCCCAGCGTGCGCATCGGCGAAGTGCTGTACGGCAGCGCACACGAGCCGCTGCGTGACGGCCTGCGCCTGCCGGCCGGCACCAGCCAGCTGCAGATCGACTACGTCGCGCTGTCGCTGGCACGTCCGGAGCGCAACCGCTACCGCTATCGCCTGTCCGGCGTCGACGATGGGTGGCAGGATGCCGGCAGCAGCACGCGGGCGTACTACACCAACCTCGCCCCGGGCAATTACCGGTTCGAGGTGGAAGCCGCCAACGAAGACGGCATCTGGAGCACTGCACCGGCCAGTCGCAGCTTCCGCATCGCCCCCACTTTCATGCAGACGGTGTGGTTCAAGCTGCTGTGTGCGGCCGCGATCCTCGCACTGCTGGTGATGGCGGTGCGCATCCGCAGCGGGCAGCTGGCCGCGCTGTTCCGCGCGCGCCTGCAGGAACGCAATGGCGAACGCGAACGCATCGCACGCGACCTGCACGACACCCTGCTGCAGGGCAGCCAGGGCCTGATCCTGCGCCTGCACGCGATCAGCCAGTCGCCGCAGACCCCGGAGCAGGTACGCGGCCAGCTGGAATCGGCGATGCAACTGGCCGAGCGCAACCTGGCCGAGGGCCGCGAGCGGGTCAATGCCCTGCGTGAGGGACCGTTCGCTGGCCGCGACCTCGCTTCGGCACTGGCCGATGTGCACGCCGAGTACGCCGGGCATGGCACCAACCCACTGCGCCTGACCGTGGAAGGTGCAACGCCACCGCTGCAGGCCGACGCGGCCGAAGAAGTGTTCCTGATCGGGCGTGAGGCGATCCGCAATGCGTTGCGTCACGCCAACGCCAGCGCCATCGAAGTGGAGCTGTCCTACGGCACGCGGTGCTTCTTGCTGCACGTGCGCGACGATGGCGTCGGCATCGCCGACGACAATGCCGGCCATGGTCATTGGGGCCTGCAGGGCATGCGTGAGCGCGCGCAGCGCCTCGGTGCGGAACTACAGCTGTGGACCCGCGCCGGACTGGGAACCGAAGTCGCGCTGGCGGTTCCCGCCCGGCGCCTGTATCACCGCCGCCCATCGCGCTGGCGCTGGCCCTGGAGTAAAGCAAACCATGACTGAGTCCCCTGCCCTGATCGGCGTGCTGGTGGTCGACGACCACCCGCTGCTGCGTGACGGCCTGGCGGCGCTGCTGGGCGCACAACCCGATCTGCGCCTGCTCGGCGAAGCCGCCGATGGCGAGGAAGCCATCGCCTGCTACCAGCGGCTGCAGCCCGACGTGGTGCTGATGGACCTGCAGATGCCACGGCTGGATGGCGTCGAAGCGATCGTGCGGATCCGCGCGATGGACCCGCGCGCGCGCATCATCGTGCTGACCACCTACCGTGGTGACGTACGCGCGGTCCGCGCGCTGCAGGCCGGCGCCAGCGCCTATCTGCTGAAGGACATGCTGCGCCATGAGCTGGTCGATACGATCCGCATGGTCGCTGGCGGCCGTCGCGCACCGATTCCCCCGGCGGTGGCGGCCAGCATCGCCGCGCATGTGGTGGAAGACCGGTTGTCGCCGCGCGAAACCGAGGTACTGAGGCATGTGGCCGGGGGCCTGTCGAACAAGCGCATCGGCGAGCGCATGCAGATTTCCGAGCAGACGGTGAAGGCGCACATGAAGAGCCTGATGGACAAGCTGGGCGTGGGTGATCGCACGCATGCGGTGACCCAGGCGCTGCGGCGCGGGATCATCAGCCTGGACGACAGCGGTCACGATTAGGGGGTTGTTCGGCAGGGCTTGCAGCCCTGCACCCGCGGTAGTGCCGGCCGCTGGCCGGCAACCTCAGGAGCAACAACAGCAACAGCGGGCTTTCCATGGGATGGCGGGGTGGGTCCGGTTGCGGGGGGCGCTGCAAGTCCCCCTCCGGGGCCCGGCCCAGCCGCTGGCGGCTGTGCGTTCGGGCGCTTGCGAAGCAATGCTTCGCAAGCAAAGCGCCCTCACCCATGTAAGCTCGGTCGCCGCTTGCTCGTGTGCGCTGTCCTGCGTACACGGCAAGACCGGGGTTGGGCGTCCTGCCCAACCCGTCGGGCGCATGCGCCCGACCCATGCGGCTCACGCCCCCGCAACCGGACCCACCCCGCCTTCGACAGTTGGCCGCGATCTGTCGGAACGGCGTATTGCCCTGGTGGGTGTCGACCTTGGTCGACACAGTAGATCCACGCCATGCGTGGATGACTCATTCGATATCTGACAGATATTTCGACCAAGGTCGACACCTACCAACAGCCACCGGAAACTGTCAGAGGTGGGGCGGTGTCGGAGTGCGGGGTGTCAGCCGCATGGATGCGGCTGCCAAGCCTACAAGGACGTACTTGCGGCGTCCCCGCACTCCGACACCGCCCCACCACCCCACAGGAAACCCGCCGTTGCTGTTGCTGTTGCTGTTGCTGTTGCTCCAGCTTCCAGCAGGTGCAGGGCTGCAAGCCCTGCCGAACACCATCCTTACCTCAAACGCAGCAGCAAGCTGCCACCCGCGCACACCACCGCCAGCCAGGCCACGCCGTTCCAACCCCACTGCGCCAGCGCCAGGCTGCCCAGCGCACCACCGGCGGCCATGCCGATGAACATGCCCGTGAACAGCAACGCATTGAGCCGGCTGCGTGCCGGCGGCACCAGTCCGTAGACCAACGTCTGGTGCGCCACCAGCGCCGACTGGAAGCCGAAGTCGAACAGCAGCGCGCTCACCACCAGCAGCGGTAGCAGCGCAGCGGCCGGCAGCCACGACTCGGTCAACAGCAGGCCAAAGCCCAGCAGCGCTACCGCGATCGCCAGCCGCGCCACGGCGTGGCAACCCAAGCGATCGGCGAATCGACCCGCAAACGGCGCGGCCAATGCGCCGGCCGCACCGGCAATGCCGAATGCACCCGCTGCGGCACTACCCAGCCCCAACCGTGCATGCAGCATCAGCGCGAGGGTTGACCAGAACGCGCTGAAGCCCACCGCCAGCAGCGACTGGCTGGCCACCGCACGGCGCAGCTGTGGCTGCTCCCGCCACAACGCCAGCAACGAACCCAACAACGCCGGATAGCGCAGTGTGCTGGTCGGTGCGAAGCGCGGCAGCGCACGCGCCATCACCGCTCCCATCGCCGCCACTGATACCGCGGCCAGCACGAACTGCGTGCGCCAACCCCACGCTTCGGCCACTACGCCACTGACCACCCGTGACAACAGGATGCCGAGCAGCAGGCCGGTCATCACCCGGCCGACGATCTGGCCGCGCTGCACATCCGGCGCCAGCACCGCTGCAGCCGGCACGATGTCCTGCGCCAGCGTGGCCATCAGCCCGACCAGCAGGCTGGCCATCAGCAGGCCCGGCAGGTGGCCAGCCATCGCAGCAGCGCCCAATGCCAACGCCAGCAACGCGGACTTCCACAGGATCAGGTTGCGGCGGTCGAAGCGGTCGCCCAACGGCGCCAGCAGCAGGATGCCAAGTGCATAGCCGAGCTGGGTCAAGGTCGGTACCAGGCCGGCGGCGCGCTCACCCGCGCCGAGGTCCCGGGCGATCAGCCCCAGCATCGGCTGGCTGTAATAGAGCGAAGCGACCGAAAAGCCAGCGCCGGCCGCCATTGCCAGCACCAGCGGGGTGGAGGGTGCGGTCGTGGGTGCCGCAGCGACGGACAGCGAGCGGGTAGACATGGGAGAGTCCGGTGGGGGAAGTGGACGTATCCTGCCGGTATTCGCGAGGCGTCTGTAGTAGGCTTCCGCACATACACTTCATACGCCACACGCATGAATGACCTCGCCACTGGCGCCGATCGCCTGGATCTGCTGCGCACCTTCCTGCGCATCGTCGATGCCGGCAGCCTGTCTGCTGCGGCCGTGCAGCTGGGCACCACCCAGCCGACGGTCAGCCGTCGCCTTCAGGCCCTGGAGCGACAGCTCGGCCTGCGCCTGTTGCAGCGCTCCACACATGGCCTGCAGCTGACCGAGGATGGCCTGCGCTGCCAGCGCCATGCGCAACGCGTGGTCGACGAATGGGAATCGCTGCAGGCCGAACTGCACGGCGAACCGGAAACGCTGCGCGGACGCCTGCGGGTGATGGTGCCGCACGCCTTCGGCCAGGCGCAGCTGCTGCCGACCATGCTCGCGTTCCTCGCCCAGCACCCACAGCTGAGCCTGGAGTGGATCCTGGAAGATCGCCGCCCGGATTTCATCGCGGAAGGCATCGACTGCGCGGTGCGGGTGGGCCCCGTCGACGAACCGCGCATGGTCGCACTACCGCTCGCCGAAGTGCCGCGCATCGTCGTGGCAGCGCCCTCGTTGGTGGACGCCACAGCAGTCAGTACGCCGGAACAGGCGCAGACACTGCCGTGGATCTCGCTGGTCACCTACTACCGCGAACGCCTGCTGCTGCATGACGCACAGGGCCGCGCGCATACGCTGTCGATCAGCCCGCGCCTGCTCAGCGACAACCTGTTCGTGGTGCAGCAGGCCGCATGTGCGGGGCTGGGCGCAGCGGTGGTCTCGGCCTGGCTGGTGGCCGACGATCTCGCACAAGGGCGGCTGGTGCAGCTGCTGCCGGACTGGCAGGCGCCGGCACTGCCGGTACACGTGGTGTTTCCCGCCGCGCGCCAGCAGCCGCCGCGGCTGCGCGCCTTCATCGATGCGATGAAGGCCGCGCTGCCGCAATTGCATGGAATGCGGCCGGCGCCGCGTTAGGTCATCGGCCGCATCATCCACGCATGGCGTGGATCTACTGATGGTACGGGTAGATCCACGCCATGCGTGGATTCTGCCCCGCCCCGCAATCAGTTGGCCTTGGCCGCCTCGGCATTCCACGCTGCGACCCTGGCCTTGGTGTCGGCCAGCATCTTGTCCAGCGCGGCGCGGTCATACACGTTGCCGCGCAGGATCACGCTGTCGATCTTTTCGGTGGCAGCAATGTCCTGCAGTGGGTTGGCGGTCAGCAGTACCAGATCGGCGGCCTTGCCCTGTGCGACACCACCGTAGCGGTCCATCTGGCCGAACCAGGCCGGGCCGGAACGGGTTGCGGCCGACAGCGCCTGCGGTGCGCTCAGGCCTTCCTTCACGAACAGCTGCAATTCCTGGTGCAGGGCGATGCCCGGGAAGTTGAACGAGTTGAGGAAGCCCGCATCGGTGCCCGCAATGATCGTCACACCGGCTTCCTGCAGCATCGGCAGCACCGCGGCCACCTGGTGGTACTGCGCGTGGCGCGCTTCGATCTGTGCCGGCGTGGCCTTCGCCGCGCGGTCCACGCGCCACTGGTAGGTCGCGCGCAGGCCCGGGCCGATGTAGGCCAGGTACGGATCGTTGGCGTGGTCATCCTGGTCAAGGAAATCGAGGATGCGGCCACCGTTGAGGGTCGGGGTCACAAATACGCCACGCTTGGCGAAATCACGGTAGGCGTGCATCGCCGTGTCACGGTCGAAGCTGGCGTCGAGGCGGCGGTTGGCTTCGGCGCGGTCGATGCGGCCGGCACCGAAGTCGGCGGCGATCTGCGCTTCGTCCTTGCTGCCTGCCTTGAATGCGTAGTCCAGATGCTCGATCGAGGCCAGGCCTGCATCGACCGCCTGTTCCACGGTCAGCGCCATCGGAATGTGACCCGAGGCCTTGAACCCGGCCTTGCGCGCAGCACTGGCCGAGTACAGGAACAGCTCCGGCTTCAGCGTGCTGTCGGTGATCTTCACGAAATCAACCTTGTCGTGCTGCAGGCGGGCGATCGCCTTGTCGGCGTCGGCCTCGCTGCCCACTTCGATCGTACCCTTCCAGACCGGCTTGATGCCTTCGATCTTCGCGCCCGAACTGAGCAGGCGCGGACCAAACAGCGTGCCCTTGGCGATCTCGCCGCGCCACTGCAGCACCTGCTCGGGCAGGTCACCGGAACAGTCGCGCACGGTGGTGATGCCGTGCGCGATATATAGCGGCAGCAGCGCCTTGTTCTCTTCGATCAGCGCCGGGCCACCACCGAAGTGCACGTGCATGTCCCACAG includes the following:
- a CDS encoding amidohydrolase, which gives rise to MSTLVIRNARITTLDPQQPHAQALAVQEGRIVAVGSDEEIMRGWGNEATLIDAQGRRLLPGLNDSHTHLIRGGLNYNLELRWDGLRSLGDALDMLKAQVDRTPAPQWVRVVGGFTATQFNEKRLPTLQELNDIAPDTPVFLLHLYDRALLNRAALRACGYTKDTPDPPGGQIVRDSLGNPTGLLLAKPNALILYATLAKGPRLPIEYQANSTRHFMRELNRLGITSVIDAGGGFQNYPEDYQVIEQLHRDDQLTVRIAYNLFTQNKGKEVDDFRGWSEMLRPRQGDDLLRHNGAGEMLVFSAADFELFNEPRPELPPELEPELHDVVKLLVEKRWPFRIHATYDESITRILDVYEQVNREVPFDGLHWFIDHAETITPRNIERIRALGGGIAVQHRMAYQGEAFVERYGVQAARHTPPVKRMLAEGVPVGAGTDATRVASYNPWVALSWLVTGRTVGGLALYGDENLLEREQALRLWTQGSAWFSGDEAVKGTLKVGQLADFILLSADFFRVDDAQIADITSVLTVVGGRIVHADADYAGLAPQLPPAMPNWSPVNRFGGYHVGGTATGLAAAHRHHHGVACSTHGAHGHAARHAAPTDDLTAFWGAMGCSCFAF
- a CDS encoding DoxX family membrane protein, coding for MLAGHGLDLALLMLRAAAGGFLLPHALGKLFGWFGGPGLAGFATELRGFGLPAVAPLPLLLALLQVLSGLAVLLGWQTRVAALAAAAFIGFTVLLALPKGWFWMRGGSEYPLMWTTVLLALALTGPGAWALDGQRLPGDLA
- a CDS encoding hydrolase — its product is MSLATATPAPALLSPTDHALVLIDFQSQMAFATHTIDISALRNNVSLISKGAKGFNVPVLLTTVAEASFSGPMFPELPEIFPGQTVFDRTSMNTWEDQPVIDEINRIGKRRLVVAGLWTSVCIVGPALSALAQGFEVYVITDACGDVSEEAHERAITRMVQAGAVPMTSVQYLLELQRDWARGETYELTTGIARDHAGGYGIGIQYAKRMFGAQEGRH
- a CDS encoding AraC family transcriptional regulator; translation: MGHPLAASRMATVFSPDPPAVALAPQQAAALQRALRYVDEHLSQPLRVTELAAAACVSRFHLVRLFRTGTGASPLRYVRRRRIERARQLLPVAQLPMSCLAQQLGFFDQSHFVRSFRAETGCSPGQYLAGDAALLLPPDRVSNGVQP
- a CDS encoding sensor histidine kinase; the encoded protein is MRAMRGRPFPFLRRLPTLLTCLLLWTALPALAVQRPPVSGGLPGYEHTAWRVGQGAPGDIWDITQDRDGLLWLATGSGLYRFDGRRFERQAAPVGSQFPSTNMVTLAHAADGALWIGYFQAGISRLAQGRLHNYGREQGVPVGVVPRFSQDHQGQLWAAINGGLRHFDGQRWQPLPAAAGLPERRVQWVLHDSRGRFWVLADLKIWMRATGQTTFEDTGIAVSQMATLAESPQGEVWLADRVRGTSPLANAQGLLAASEREARRLPELVAARLQFTADGALWATMSPHGGVARITFDGSRAVRMERFDSPHGLTATSAVPIIVDREGNLWVGTNLGLNRFRARSVHTLAVGPSDPYRSLVRASDGRVYGYGEDLKPYDLRRTLLDGSAPQLQAAARQAPTPIWQFDWVNLAHTVAGHTSLIPLPAPFTGQPLHALLFPDDTQAWVCTGERGVLHYLHGQWQREVRLPEQACSSLALDAHGQLLLGYADGRLRRMSAGHIESFDASQGLSVGPITAMLHHQDLLLVAGEAGLAARVGNGRFVPVRTDMAGVLEGITGMVADPNGHLWFNGSRGLVRLGSDQLRRALRTGQPVTPRLLDAVDGMPGIALQSGPIATATLADDGLLWLATNQGLAWLDTTRSHINTMAPSVRIGEVLYGSAHEPLRDGLRLPAGTSQLQIDYVALSLARPERNRYRYRLSGVDDGWQDAGSSTRAYYTNLAPGNYRFEVEAANEDGIWSTAPASRSFRIAPTFMQTVWFKLLCAAAILALLVMAVRIRSGQLAALFRARLQERNGERERIARDLHDTLLQGSQGLILRLHAISQSPQTPEQVRGQLESAMQLAERNLAEGRERVNALREGPFAGRDLASALADVHAEYAGHGTNPLRLTVEGATPPLQADAAEEVFLIGREAIRNALRHANASAIEVELSYGTRCFLLHVRDDGVGIADDNAGHGHWGLQGMRERAQRLGAELQLWTRAGLGTEVALAVPARRLYHRRPSRWRWPWSKANHD
- a CDS encoding response regulator transcription factor, translated to MTESPALIGVLVVDDHPLLRDGLAALLGAQPDLRLLGEAADGEEAIACYQRLQPDVVLMDLQMPRLDGVEAIVRIRAMDPRARIIVLTTYRGDVRAVRALQAGASAYLLKDMLRHELVDTIRMVAGGRRAPIPPAVAASIAAHVVEDRLSPRETEVLRHVAGGLSNKRIGERMQISEQTVKAHMKSLMDKLGVGDRTHAVTQALRRGIISLDDSGHD
- a CDS encoding MFS transporter, whose protein sequence is MSTRSLSVAAAPTTAPSTPLVLAMAAGAGFSVASLYYSQPMLGLIARDLGAGERAAGLVPTLTQLGYALGILLLAPLGDRFDRRNLILWKSALLALALGAAAMAGHLPGLLMASLLVGLMATLAQDIVPAAAVLAPDVQRGQIVGRVMTGLLLGILLSRVVSGVVAEAWGWRTQFVLAAVSVAAMGAVMARALPRFAPTSTLRYPALLGSLLALWREQPQLRRAVASQSLLAVGFSAFWSTLALMLHARLGLGSAAAGAFGIAGAAGALAAPFAGRFADRLGCHAVARLAIAVALLGFGLLLTESWLPAAALLPLLVVSALLFDFGFQSALVAHQTLVYGLVPPARSRLNALLFTGMFIGMAAGGALGSLALAQWGWNGVAWLAVVCAGGSLLLRLR
- a CDS encoding LysR family transcriptional regulator yields the protein MNDLATGADRLDLLRTFLRIVDAGSLSAAAVQLGTTQPTVSRRLQALERQLGLRLLQRSTHGLQLTEDGLRCQRHAQRVVDEWESLQAELHGEPETLRGRLRVMVPHAFGQAQLLPTMLAFLAQHPQLSLEWILEDRRPDFIAEGIDCAVRVGPVDEPRMVALPLAEVPRIVVAAPSLVDATAVSTPEQAQTLPWISLVTYYRERLLLHDAQGRAHTLSISPRLLSDNLFVVQQAACAGLGAAVVSAWLVADDLAQGRLVQLLPDWQAPALPVHVVFPAARQQPPRLRAFIDAMKAALPQLHGMRPAPR
- a CDS encoding amidohydrolase family protein, translating into MFRSRPLSLAILLAVAPLSASAAERADLLIRNATVVNVEHASTLAGQSVVIRGEDIVAVGPDAQLRSQWSAARQIDAKGKYLIPGLWDMHVHFGGGPALIEENKALLPLYIAHGITTVRDCSGDLPEQVLQWRGEIAKGTLFGPRLLSSGAKIEGIKPVWKGTIEVGSEADADKAIARLQHDKVDFVKITDSTLKPELFLYSASAARKAGFKASGHIPMALTVEQAVDAGLASIEHLDYAFKAGSKDEAQIAADFGAGRIDRAEANRRLDASFDRDTAMHAYRDFAKRGVFVTPTLNGGRILDFLDQDDHANDPYLAYIGPGLRATYQWRVDRAAKATPAQIEARHAQYHQVAAVLPMLQEAGVTIIAGTDAGFLNSFNFPGIALHQELQLFVKEGLSAPQALSAATRSGPAWFGQMDRYGGVAQGKAADLVLLTANPLQDIAATEKIDSVILRGNVYDRAALDKMLADTKARVAAWNAEAAKAN